In Diabrotica undecimpunctata isolate CICGRU chromosome 4, icDiaUnde3, whole genome shotgun sequence, a single genomic region encodes these proteins:
- the LOC140438896 gene encoding uncharacterized protein: MVRNYIKQTNKQSWTENEMAQAIDAVINRNMACQTAATNYAVPRATLQRRIRKYQANQDMSCAVKKGMRFFKPVFTPEQELELVGYIQDMENRLFGLTSRDLRKVAYQLAERNEIFHNFNHTTKMAGEDWLSAFLKRHDDLSLRKPEATSAARAMGFNKISVNRFFELLTTTIEKYQITADRLFNVDETGITTVAKSLNKIIATKGKKQVGSLSSAERGKMLTVEICIGADGSIMPSLFIFPRKRMKPELLDGAPPGSWAECNDSGWMQGDLFIKWFKKFVTWSRASKENIVLLLLDCHFTHTKNLKLIDIARQHGVVLLCFPPHCTHKLQPLDVSFMKPLSVYYADEIKNWLRLNPGRVVTHYQVTELFGKAFIRAGTMSIAINGFKATGIWPPTQSIRHSPQPGPSDRSPSSDLPSQNIRHSPQPGMSNRLPFHDLPYQNDKPTKFVFASPQQILPIPKTTKKQRQTRNRGKTAILTESPYKNELMESTQIKDARNSNAESKKRKVFKNDEDEKKTKQKT; the protein is encoded by the coding sequence ATGGTGCGTAATTATATAAAACAGACCAACAAACAATCTTGGACAGAGAATGAAATGGCACAAGCAATTGATGCTGTTATAAATCGAAACATGGCGTGTCAAACTGCTGCTACAAATTATGCTGTTCCTCGTGCTACTTTACAACGTCGCATACGTAAATACCAAGCCAATCAAGACATGTCTTGTGCCGTTAAAAAAGGCATGAGATTCTTCAAACCGGTATTTACACCAGAGCAGGAATTGGAGTTGGTTGGCTATATTCAAGATATGGAAAATCGCCTTTTTGGGCTTACATCAAGAGACCTTCGAAAAGTTGCATATCAGTTAGCAGAACGAAACGAAATTTTCCATAACTTTAATCATACCACCAAAATGGCGGGAGAAGATTGGTTGTCTGCTTTCCTTAAAAGGCATGATGATCTATCTTTGAGAAAACCAGAGGCAACTTCTGCAGCACGCGCTATGGGGTTTAACAAAATTTCAGTAAATAGGTTCTTTGAACTTCTAACTACGACTATTGAGAAATACCAGATAACGGCAGATCGATTATTTAATGTTGATGAGACTGGCATAACCACTGTTGCCAAAAGTCTCAATAAAATTATCGCAACCAAAGGGAAAAAGCAAGTTGGGTCTTTGTCGTCCGCAGAGAGAGGGAAGATGCTTACTGTGGAAATATGTATAGGTGCAGATGGTTCTATCATGCCTTCACTTTTTATCTTTCCAAGGAAACGAATGAAGCCGGAACTGTTAGATGGCGCACCACCAGGGTCTTGGGCTGAGTGTAATGATTCAGGCTGGATGCAAGgtgatttgtttattaaatggTTTAAAAAATTCGTAACATGGTCAAGAGcttcaaaagaaaatattgtgTTGTTATTGTTAGATTGCCATTTTACGcacacaaaaaatttaaaacttattGACATTGCAAGACAGCATGGTGTAGTTCTGTTGTGTTTTCCACCTCATTGTACCCATAAACTCCAGCCACTAGATGTAAGCTTCATGAAACCATTAAGTGTTTATTACGCTGACGAAATAAAAAATTGGTTAAGGTTGAATCCAGGTCGAGTAGTTACTCACTACCAAGTGACTGAACTTTTTGGAAAGGCGTTTATTCGAGCGGGAACAATGTCAATAGCTATAAATGGTTTTAAAGCTACCGGGATATGGCCACCTACACAAAGCATAAGGCATTCTCCACAACCTGGACCGTCAGACAGATCACCTTCTTCAGACTTACCTTCCCAAAACATAAGGCACTCCCCACAGCCTGGGATGTCAAACAGATTGCCTTTTCACGATTTACCTTATCAAAACGATAAGCCAACTAAATTTGTGTTTGCTTCTCCACAGCAAATTTTACCCATTCCAAAGACTACAAAGAAACAAAGGCAGACAAGAAATCGGGGAAAGACAGCTATTCTAACAGAATCGCCCTACAAGAACGAGCTCATGGAGTCAACTCAAATTAAAGACGCTAGAAATTCTAATGCTGAATCTAAAAAACGAAAAGTGTTTAAGAATGATGAGgatgaaaagaaaacaaaacagaaaacgtAA